In a genomic window of Magnolia sinica isolate HGM2019 chromosome 16, MsV1, whole genome shotgun sequence:
- the LOC131229264 gene encoding scarecrow-like protein 32, with the protein MMQFTETPPLPQLHPNGGGGQCSNVSMNKNPFYRTRPWPGFPTSKALGSFGDANCMEQLLVHCANAIESNDATLAQQILWVLNNIAVPDGDSNQRLTCAFLRALIARAAKTGSCQILTAMASSDTDLTVLTHNFSVIELASFVDLTPWHRFGFSAANAAIIEAVEGFSIIHIIDFSRTHCMQIPTLIDSLANRPEGPPFIRLTVAGTDDHIPPMLELSYEQLGARLVNFARSRNVGMEFRVIPSSSLDGFAFLIDQVRQQRLVFPDGSDGAEALVINCQMTMHYIPEETLGAISNLNPTPYSFNSSPSSSFRSMFLKDLRSLDPTIVILVDEDADFTSNNLVCRLRSAFNFLWIPYDTVDTFLPRGSKQRQWYEADMCWKIENVIAYEGMQRVERLEPKSRWVQRMRAANFRGVPFGEEAVSEVKSMLDEHAAGWGLKKEEEDLVLTWKGHNVVFATAWVPA; encoded by the coding sequence atgatgCAATTCACTGAAACACCACCCCTTCCACAACTGCACCCAAATGGAGGGGGTGGGCAGTGCTCAAATGTCAGCATGAACAAGAACCCGTTCTACCGAACCCGGCCGTGGCCCGGCTTCCCCACATCAAAGGCGCTCGGCAGCTTCGGCGATGCCAATTGCATGGAGCAGCTGCTTGTGCACTGCGCCAACGCGATTGAGAGCAACGATGCCACCTTAGCCCAGCAAATCCTCTGGGTCCTCAACAACATCGCTGTCCCAGACGGCGACTCCAACCAACGTCTCACCTGTGCCTTCCTCCGCGCTCTCATCGCCCGTGCTGCCAAGACCGGTAGCTGCCAGATCCTCACTGCCATGGCTAGCTCCGATACCGACCTCACTGTCCTCACTCACAACTTCTCCGTCATTGAGCTTGCAAGCTTCGTTGACCTCACACCATGGCACCGGTTCGGATTCTCTGCAGCCAATGCTGCCATCATCGAAGCTGTCGAAGGATTCTCCATCATTCACATCATTGATTTCAGCAGAACTCATTGCATGCAAATCCCTACATTGATTGATTCGCTCGCCAACCGGCCCGAAGGTCCACCATTCATCAGACTCACCGTCGCGGGGACAGACGATCACATCCCTCCAATGCTCGAACTatcatatgaacaattgggtGCAAGACTGGTGAATTTTGCAAGGTCTCGGAATGTAGGGATGGAATTTAGAGTAATTCCTTCGAGTTCATTAGATGGCTTTGCATTCTTGATAGATCAGGTTCGGCAACAAAGACTAGTTTTTCCTGATGGCAGTGATGGAGCCGAAGCTCTTGTGATAAATTGCCAGATGACCATGCACTATATACCAGAAGAGACACTTGGTGCAATTTCTAACTTGAACCCTACTCCCTATTCATTCAATTCTTCTCCTTCGTCATCCTTCCGTTCGATGTTCCTCAAAGATCTCCGAAGTCTAGACCCAACGATCGTTATTCTTGTAGATGAAGATGCAGATTTCACTTCGAACAATTTGGTTTGTCGGTTGAGATCGGCTTTCAATTTCCTTTGGATTCCTTACGATACTGTCGACACATTCCTTCCTCGAGGGAGCAAGCAAAGACAATGGTATGAAGCCGACATGTGCTGGAAGATTGAGAATGTGATAGCATATGAAGGGATGCAAAGGGTGGAAAGGCTCGAGCCCAAAAGCAGGTGGGTGCAGCGGATGCGGGCTGCAAACTTTCGTGGGGTCCCATTTGGGGAGGAGGCAGTTTCAGAGGTGAAGAGTATGTTGGATGAGCATGCTGCTGGGTGGGGtttgaagaaggaagaagaagatcttGTGCTTACATGGAAAGGACACAATGTGGTGTTTGCTACTGCTTGGGTACCTGCTTGA